From the Marivivens sp. LCG002 genome, the window AGGCTGACCGAGATGAGCGTTGCAAGCGGTGCGATCTTGATCGAGTTGCCGAACGCCTGAAGCCAGCTGTAGTCGCCGTTTTCACCAAAGAAGTCGCGATAATGCTTGAGCGAGAACCCATCGGGATCAAGCCGCAGCATCTCTGGCGTAAAGGTGAAGAAGTCCTGAGAGTTGAAGGACAGCGGGATCACAACAAGGATCGGGAAGATCAGATAGAAGAAGATCAGCCCACAGATCACGCGGAAGGTATAGAACCAAATCCGCTGACCGGTTGTTGCATAGGGTTGGAGAGTGGTTGCCATAATCTTTTACCCCAGCTTCACGTTATCGACGCCGACAAGCTTGTCGTAGATGTAGTAGAGAACCAGAACCACCACGAGCATCACCGTGCCGAGCGCGGCTGCAAGTCCCCAGTTACCCGAGGCCGAGAACTGGTAGTAGATGCGGTTCGAAATGAACGTGCCGTCTGCACCGCCCACGAGTTCGGGGGTGATGAAGTAGCCGACTGCAAGGATGAACACGAGAAGTCCACCTGCCCCGATACCGGGCGTCGTTTGCGGGAAGTAAACCCGAAGGAACGCGACGGTGTTGGTCGCACCAAGCGACTTGGCGGCACGCAGATAGGACGGCGGGATCGTCTTCATCACCGAGTAGAGCGGCAGAACCATAAAGGGCAGAAGGATATGGGTCATCGCGATGATCACACCAAGCTGGTTGTTGATCAGCGAAAGACGATCCTCGAATCCCAGCCAGATCCAGATGTCGTTAATGACACCCTGTTCCTGGAGTAGGATTTTCCATGCGGAGGTGCGCACCAGAAGCGACGTCCAGAAGGGCAGAAGCACAAGGATCAGCAACAGGTTGGAGGTGCGCGCCGGAAGGTCCGCCAGCAACCAGGCCACGGGATAGCCCAGCGCCAGCGTGCAGAGCGTAATAACAAGGCTGAGGCCGAGCGTTCTCAGCAGCAGCTTTTGGTATACGCGCTCATCTGGGTCCTTGAGCTTGATGCCGTCCAGCGTGCGCTCGGCGTCAAAAGCGGCAAGGAAATAATTGATCGTGTAGCGACCCGAGTTCGACTTGATCGTGGCCCAGTAATCGATACGGCCCCAATCTTTGTCGATGTCGAGGAAGGCTTCCTTGAGGTTGCCGCCTTCAGGGTCGAGCTTGGTCACAGGACGCCCCGACTTGCGGAACAGCGACGACATACCCGGGGTTTCATAGTTGAAACGGCGACCGAGCTGTGTGTGGAGCTTGTTATCGAAAGCGGCCGAAAAATCGATCGCCATCGCGCGATAAACGGCTTCGGGCGGGGTTTCACCCGACGCGGGATCCCACTCCTCGAGCTCTGCTACAACGTTGGGAAGAACGTCGGGAATGTAATCCGTGCCGACGGTGTTCTGGACCGAACGAAGAAGCATCTCACCAATCGGGAACACAAAGCTCACGAGGATGAAAAGCAAAAGCGGTGCGATCAGCGCAAGCGCGCGGATCTTTTGCGCCCGCAATGCGCGATCGAGACTTTTCTTAAGCGGAGTGCCGTCTGCGGCAAGCATCACGCCGCCCGTGGTGCTGTCATCTTGAGCCATTTTCGCTCCCTGTCTTTTTATCAGGTCCTTTGTGAACCTTTGTCTTTGCGGGACGCTCCCAGCCGAAGCGCCTTGCGAAAACAAAGCGGGGTGCAGAGGGCCAAGCGGCCCTCTGCGAAAGGTGCCCAGATTACTGGAGCAGCCAAGCCTGGAACTTCGCGTCCATGTCGTCGCGATAGTTTGCCCACCACTCGTAGTTGAACAGGAAGGTGTTCACCGAGTTTGCGGGGTCGAGCGGCATGTGCGGCGCCATGTCGATACCGAGTTCAGCGTGCTGACCTACGAGCGGAGCAGACGACTGACGAGCCGGACCATACGAGATGTATTTGGCCTGATCAGCAAGACGCTGGCTGTCGGTTGCGTAGTAGACGAAGTCCATCACGCGAGCGAGACGATCTTCCGGAAGACCGGCGGGGATGATCCAACCGTCGAGATCGAGCATCTGCCAATCCCAGAGCATGCCGATCGGCTGGCCCTGCTCGGCGATGGCCGAGAAGAGACGACCGTTGTAGGTCGAACCGAGGACAGCTTCACCGTCAGCAAGAAGCTGCGGGGTTTCTGCACCAGCCGACCACCAGATGGTGTCTGCTTTGATGGTGTCGAGCTTGGCGAATGCGCGAGCAACGCCTTCTTCGGTTTCGAGAGTGGTGTAAACGTCGTCGATCGAAACGCCGTCACAGATCAAAGCCCACTCGAGGTTACCGATCGGACGCTTTTCAAGCGAACGCTTGCCGGGGAACTTTTCGGTGTCGAAGATCGCGCAGACCGAGTCCGGAGCTTCGGGGAGAAGGTCGGTGCGATAGCCGAAGGTGGTCGAGTATACGATCTGCGGGATGAAGCAGTCGGATACGATCATGTCGCCGAAGTCTTCGGACGCAGGGGTGCCATCGGGTGCGGGGGCAAGCATTGCGTCATGGTCGATTTCCATCGCAAGGCCTTCGTCGCAAAGACGCATTGCGTCAGAAGCAACAGCGTCCACGAGGTCCCAGGTCACGTTGCCGGCTTCGGACATTGCGCGAAGCTTGGTTACGGCATCGCCCGAGCTTTCGTCGGTGAGAATGGTGAGGCCTTCGTTCATCGCGCTGTAGGGCTCAAAATAAGCCTTGGTCTGGCTCATCTGATATGCGCCACCCCAGCTCACGATGGTCATTTCATTGGCCATGTTGCCGTGGGCTTCAGCGAATGCCGCACCGGCAGCTACGGTCATTGCCGAAGTTGCCAGAAGGGTCTTTACTAGTTTCATATTGTTCTCCCGTGTTACACCCGGTTCGTTTTTGCTCCCGCTGCCCTTCCGGGCCGGACAGGGGGAGTTTTGCTTGAGCGGGACTCAGGCGTCCAGCGCTCGG encodes:
- a CDS encoding ABC transporter permease codes for the protein MAQDDSTTGGVMLAADGTPLKKSLDRALRAQKIRALALIAPLLLFILVSFVFPIGEMLLRSVQNTVGTDYIPDVLPNVVAELEEWDPASGETPPEAVYRAMAIDFSAAFDNKLHTQLGRRFNYETPGMSSLFRKSGRPVTKLDPEGGNLKEAFLDIDKDWGRIDYWATIKSNSGRYTINYFLAAFDAERTLDGIKLKDPDERVYQKLLLRTLGLSLVITLCTLALGYPVAWLLADLPARTSNLLLILVLLPFWTSLLVRTSAWKILLQEQGVINDIWIWLGFEDRLSLINNQLGVIIAMTHILLPFMVLPLYSVMKTIPPSYLRAAKSLGATNTVAFLRVYFPQTTPGIGAGGLLVFILAVGYFITPELVGGADGTFISNRIYYQFSASGNWGLAAALGTVMLVVVLVLYYIYDKLVGVDNVKLG
- a CDS encoding extracellular solute-binding protein, whose translation is MKLVKTLLATSAMTVAAGAAFAEAHGNMANEMTIVSWGGAYQMSQTKAYFEPYSAMNEGLTILTDESSGDAVTKLRAMSEAGNVTWDLVDAVASDAMRLCDEGLAMEIDHDAMLAPAPDGTPASEDFGDMIVSDCFIPQIVYSTTFGYRTDLLPEAPDSVCAIFDTEKFPGKRSLEKRPIGNLEWALICDGVSIDDVYTTLETEEGVARAFAKLDTIKADTIWWSAGAETPQLLADGEAVLGSTYNGRLFSAIAEQGQPIGMLWDWQMLDLDGWIIPAGLPEDRLARVMDFVYYATDSQRLADQAKYISYGPARQSSAPLVGQHAELGIDMAPHMPLDPANSVNTFLFNYEWWANYRDDMDAKFQAWLLQ